The window TATTTTACATACTCATAATGAATGGTTTGAATTTGATAAGCAGCCCATCTGCTCCTCTTGAAACATACAGGAACTCGCATCAAGTATCTTCAACAACGCCATTGCTTTGTTCCTGCCCTTATCCGTTCCATTTTCCGCCACTTCAATAATGCCATCCACTGCCCCTAAAACTACGCCACGAATACTATCGGCAATCTCTTCTCCACCACATTGCACCAAATTCAGTAACGCTGAAACCGCGTTCTCTTTAGTTCGACTGCTTGATCCAGTCGAATTATCCAACAAATCGACCAGTACCCCCACCCCTGATACCTTCCTAAATGCCTCCCAGCTCTCCTCACACCCTGCAATTTGAGCAATGACAGCTGTAACATCCTCCAATATCCCAGCTCTACCGTCATTACACAGCAACGAAAATAAAGCGGGTACAGCCCCCAGCTCGATAATTTGAGCACGATTCAGCGGGTAAAGCCCAATACCAAAAAGGGCTTTGAGCGCATCTTTTACAGTTCTAGAATCCGAATTAGGGCTTTTAATGACATCTACAAGCCCGAAGAGAATATCGCGCTTGTGGCCGATGATGGACCGATAAGACTCGACCGTCAATAAGCTGAAGATGGTGGCGGCGGCGCACTGGGCGACAAAAGGGGAAGAAGGATTCCGGAGAGCGTGAGAGAGTGCGTCGAGGACCCCGCGCGTGGACATCAGCAAGTCCTTGGAAGAAATCGAGAGGTTATGCAACGTGGCGGTTGCGTTCTCCTGAGACAATTTGTTCGACGAGTAGAGCGATTCCGCCAAATACGGAACAGCGCCGGCATCGCCGATCAACGGTCTGCTGTCGGAATCGTTCTTTGAGATCAATCTTAGCTCGCAAATTGCTTCTGTACGTGTCTGCTCCGAGACGGAACTCAGCTTCGTAACGAGGTTCTTCACCGCCCTTCGTTTGACCTCCATTTCCAGCCTTCTCCGATATCTCCTGGGAAAATTTCAGCACTACTATTGGTTGAATTGATCACAATTTCCTTTAAATAGGGAATTTTCACGTTAACAATTTAGATACGCCATTGTTGACTTTGTGTTAGAGCGTTTGGTGTGCTGTGGTTTTTGAATGTCAGTCAAACTATTAATAATTACCATTTGGACTTTAAAACTCTTTATTTTGATGAAACTCAATGACAATTTCATAATACTTGCATATTAAATTTTTAGCTTTACATTTGTTGGAATTAACAAAGCTAATGGAGGAATATGAAGACTTTTTTTACAAATAAACTACTCTCCCCGTTCTAATCTTATGAACCAGTTTGACTGTACACGGAATTTTTTAAGGGTCAGAGTATTTGTGTAGTTACAAAAATATTTCGTTAAGGATaaaattagaagtttaagttaaattattttcaaatttaaaaagggattaatctttttggaacaaatcaaaaagaaaatagattcacataaactgTAACAGAGAGAATACATATACATAAAAACGATTTGTCAATATGGGAAGATAAAATTAAGTTTGTTCTACAGATAAACATAAGTTATGTAGCTTATGAAACATTATAAGAAATTCTAATTTTTCTGGCATACCAAAAACAAttgagaaatatatatttttaattgttccaaaaaataaatatatatttttttgtatgtaCATATAATAAgtatattttatatactttttggtTAGGATCAACCGGCAGACTTTGTATTTTGCCCAAAAGAGTTTCCATTTTTTCATGCCCTTATGAATTTCTATTTTGATCGTTCTCTTCTTAGAGTTTTCATTTTCTATAGTATACAATTATACATTATATAAAAAGCTCTAGCAAATTTTGTTGATGGGCAAAAGTTTCCGAGTTGATTATTTGTCAAATAAGTTATGGTAGCAAAATTCACGAGTTTTTAACCAAAATTATCCCTTATCTTTAGGGGTAGACTTAACTTTGTCCTCTAAATATAACCCTTAGCACTATTTGTCCTTTAAGTTTACAAAACTTAAGCACTTTTAGTCTCACTAACAAAAAATACTCACTCCCGTTAAAAACCTAACAGAGACATAACACGTGATTTGTACGTGATGCTTAAGGGAAAGAAATACCCGCTCTTTCAACCCCAATTCAGTCAATTTCCCTCCTTTTTCAAGAGCCCCTTCTCCAATTCACTCATTTTTATCTCTATTACAGTAATTAAAAAAACTCTAGCATTCTTAATTACTTTTCAAGTCTTTACTACTTGCGATCCCAGCAATGATTATTAGGAGCAATGGTGAAATAAACCCAAGTTATGATGAGTGTTCTTGCTATTTGTATTTTGTAAATATTCCTTCTTAATTTATTTTCGAAATCTCCACCATTTTTACAATACTTTACTGTCTTTGAAATTCTATAATATGTGGCCCTTATCTCGAATTCATATAGTATGTTTAAAtaaactttcaattttttttatgcaAATCCTTTGTACGAGGCAGATTATTTTACCATTAAAATAACACACGTTGGTTTAATGAAACTCAAGCCGACAAGGCATTATGTTGCGGGCAGATGAATTTTATTGACTATGTCAATGGGGCTGAACTAAAGTTGTCGATATTCAAATCTATGGCTGAACTATGCGGTTATGGGAATGACTCGGTAACTTTTTGGCACAAGCCCGAGAGTCTAGGTGACAAAATGAGGCTAGTTTCAACTGATAAGGAAGCCGCTGTTGTTGCAAAAAATATTCCCATTGATCGGGTAGTTGATGTGTACTTTGAGCATTTGG of the Nicotiana tabacum cultivar K326 chromosome 7, ASM71507v2, whole genome shotgun sequence genome contains:
- the LOC107775514 gene encoding U-box domain-containing protein 4; protein product: MEVKRRAVKNLVTKLSSVSEQTRTEAICELRLISKNDSDSRPLIGDAGAVPYLAESLYSSNKLSQENATATLHNLSISSKDLLMSTRGVLDALSHALRNPSSPFVAQCAAATIFSLLTVESYRSIIGHKRDILFGLVDVIKSPNSDSRTVKDALKALFGIGLYPLNRAQIIELGAVPALFSLLCNDGRAGILEDVTAVIAQIAGCEESWEAFRKVSGVGVLVDLLDNSTGSSSRTKENAVSALLNLVQCGGEEIADSIRGVVLGAVDGIIEVAENGTDKGRNKAMALLKILDASSCMFQEEQMGCLSNSNHSL